In Catenulispora sp. EB89, the genomic window GGTCCAGGCCGCCTTGTGGAAAGGCCAGGCCGCGTAGGTGACCACCGGCGCGGACAGCGTCAGCGAGGCCCACTGCCAGTTGCGGAACTGCAGGGCCGGGATCATCGCCATCAGGATCACCGGCACGGACAGCACGACCGCGGTGGTCAGGCGCTGCCGCAGCGCGCCGGCGCGGCGTTCGTCCTCCAGCTCGGCGGCCGTCTTCGGCGGCTCGCCGTCGGCCGACGCCGGCCCGGCGGTCGGCGGCGCCGGCGGCTCGGGCAGGGCGGCGGTGTAGCCGGCCGCCTCGACCACGGCGACCAGATCGGTCGGCGCGTAGCCGGCCGGGAAGGTGACCTTCGCCTTCTCGGTGGCGTAGTTCACGGTGGCCGTGACGCCCTCGAGCTTGTTCAGCTTGCGCTCGATCCGCGACGCGCAGGAGGCGCAGGTCATGCCACCGATGGCCAACTCGACATCGTTCAGAGGGCCGGACTCCGCCGGCACCTCCAGGGTGGTCTCCGCCATCGCTGCCTCCGCATGTGGAACGAGGATCAGTGTCTCATCAGCGCCAACGCTATACCCCATGGGGGTATTCCGCCAGCGGCCGGTCAGCTGATCCGACGATTGGGCCGCCGGGGTTCCTTCGCGTGAGTGCTGCCGCGACACCGGGTAGGCGGTCCGTCATGCGTCTGCTCCGTCTCACCGCCCTGACCGCAGTCCTGACCCTGAGCTGCGGCGAAGCCGCCTCGGCCGCGGTCGGGCCGCTGTCCGGGCTCAAAGCGGTGAGCTACGCGGGCACCACGGTCGAGGTCCCGGTGGGCTGGCCGGTGCACGACCTGACGGCCGCGCCGCATACCTGTATCCGGTATGACCGGCACGCGGTGTACCTCGGCGACCCGGGGCCGGACCAGAACTGCCCGGCGGGCGCCGTGGGCCGCACGGAGACCGTGCGCATCGCCTCGGACGGCAAGGTGACCCGGACCTACGGCTACCGCCGGTCCGCGGACGAGGCGGACGTGCCGGACGGGCCGAACGCGCCGGACGCCGAGCCGCAGACCGCGCCGCGCAGCCGCTCACGCCTCCCCGAGCGCACCATCAAGGCCGCCGCCACCTACTCCGGCCTGGGCTTCGACACCTGCGCGGCGCCGTCCGCCGACGCCATGCAGGCCTGGGCCGGCGCCTCGCCGTACCACGCGGTCGGCATCTACATCGGCGGCATCGACCGCGCCTGCCCGGACGGCAACCTGACCCCGGGCTGGATCCAGACGGTGGCCCGGCAGGGCTGGAAGTTCTTCCCGATCTACGTCGGCCTGCAGGCGCCCTGCTGGAAGGACCCCGGCGGCGGCCACCCGGCGCTGATCGCCCGCAGCCGCCGCTGGACCCAGGGCCAGGAGGCCGCGAACGACGCGGCGAACCGCGCGGCGTACTTCGGCATCGCCCCGGGCAGCCCGATCTACTTCGACATGGAGTACTACCCGCGCAACGACGCCGGCTGCACCCAGGACGTCCAGGCGTTCCTGAGCGCCTGGACCGACCAGCTGCACGCGCGCGGATTCATCTCAGGGATCTACAGCAGCTCCAAGGGCGCGATCGCGGACATGGCGCTGGTGTACGAGAGCGAGGCGGCCTACCGCGCGGACGTGGCGTGGTTCGCGCACTGGGACAAGGTCCCGCAGCTGTTCGGCGACCCGACGCTGAGCGACCGGTACTGGCCCGGGCCGCGGCGGATCAAGCAGTACCAGGGCGGCCACAACGAGACGTACGGCGGAAAGCGGCTGAACATCGACCTGAACATGCTGAACGCGCCGGTGGCGGCGCTGAAGTAGCGCCAGACGTCGAACGGGCCGGACCGCAGTGCGGTCCGGCCCGTTCGACGTCAGATCTCTGAGACTCAGCGCTCCGACGGCCGGCCGGGACGGGTCGCCGGACGGCGCCCCATCGTCCCGCGCTGCGGCGGGTTGGCGGCAGCGGCGGGGCGGCGCGGCTGGACGGGGTTGCGGTCGCTGGAGCGGCCCGGGTCCTGCGGCTCGGCGGGACGGCCGTAGCCGTCGCGGGGCTGCGCCGGACGGGGACGCGGCTGCTGGCCGGAGGCACCGGGGACGCCGGGCACCGGACGCGGGGCGGCCGACTGCGGCGGACGTGGCTGGTGCGAGGATCCGCTGGCGCCGTTGGGACCCGGACGGCGCGGCGCGGCCGCACGCGGCTCCCAGTCGGCGCCGCTCTCGCGGGGACGGCTCGCCGGCGGCAGCGCGGCCTGCGGCGTCGCGCCGCCTCCGTAGCCGCCGCGCCCGGCACCCGGGTTCGAGCTCGAATACGGCTTCGGCGCGGGCGGCGCCGGCGGCTTGGGCGGCGCCGGACGGCCCATGACCGGAGCCGGCGGCACGGCCGGGAACCCGCCGGTGCCGGTCCCGTCCGCGGGCTCGAACCAGCCGCTCTCCGCCGCGCTCGCGCCGGTGGTGACCGGGAGGTAGGACGTCTGGGCCGCGTCGTATGAACTGCTCGCAGTGTACGAGCCGGTCGAGTAAGTGCTCTGACCCAGCGGATCCGACGCGGACGAGTACGAGGACTGATCCAGGGAGTCGGTCAGCGGATCCGCGAGATTCGCGTACGGGCTGGCCGCGTAGGCGCTCGTGGAACTGGACGAGCCGTAGCCGCCGGCGGAGCTCGCCGTGGAACCGTACCCGGACGCAGAGCTCGTAGAAGACCCGTACGCGCTCGATCCGGAGCTGTAGCCGTCCGTGGCAGACGAGCCGTAAGCGCTGGTCGAGCCGTAAGCGCTGGTCGGGCTGTAAGCGCTGGTCGAGCTGTAGGTGCCGCTCGAAGCGGCGCTCGATCCCGCGGTCTCGTAGCCGCTCGACGAGCCGTAC contains:
- a CDS encoding DUF1906 domain-containing protein, producing MRLLRLTALTAVLTLSCGEAASAAVGPLSGLKAVSYAGTTVEVPVGWPVHDLTAAPHTCIRYDRHAVYLGDPGPDQNCPAGAVGRTETVRIASDGKVTRTYGYRRSADEADVPDGPNAPDAEPQTAPRSRSRLPERTIKAAATYSGLGFDTCAAPSADAMQAWAGASPYHAVGIYIGGIDRACPDGNLTPGWIQTVARQGWKFFPIYVGLQAPCWKDPGGGHPALIARSRRWTQGQEAANDAANRAAYFGIAPGSPIYFDMEYYPRNDAGCTQDVQAFLSAWTDQLHARGFISGIYSSSKGAIADMALVYESEAAYRADVAWFAHWDKVPQLFGDPTLSDRYWPGPRRIKQYQGGHNETYGGKRLNIDLNMLNAPVAALK